One window from the genome of Crassostrea angulata isolate pt1a10 chromosome 2, ASM2561291v2, whole genome shotgun sequence encodes:
- the LOC128173499 gene encoding neogenin-like: protein MSIVPLIDNDVDKSDDDIKFDDAPQNVSLELNHGEIPTVNVRWFPPAQLQGQLLGYNVYYKKQGEKRWTVMFADRTTFLVLRNLSFDSTYYVRVNVHYSDGVKAKLSRTAVIKTFSLEDTIHALPTPSITSVFSGTNFLDVNWKPPLKDYLHVIVGFILGFGTRKPNENQAFISASQRSFRIENLKPNTTYLISLAMFNEHGKSAKSIVNATTSALSA, encoded by the exons ATGTCGATTGTTCCACTGATTGATAATGATGTCGACAAGAGCGACGATGACATCAAGTTtg ATGACGCTCCGCAGAATGTGAGCCTCGAGTTGAATCACGGGGAAATCCCAACAGTGAACGTCCGGTGGTTCCCTCCAGCTCAGCTACAGGGACAGTTACTGG GTTATAACGTGTATTATAAGAAGCAGGGCGAGAAGAGATGGACGGTTATGTTTGCAGACAGAACAACGTTCCTGGTTCTCAGAAACCTCTCTTTCGACTCGACGTATTACGTCAGAGTAAACGTCCATTACAGTGATGGCGTCAAAGCCAAACTTTCCCGGACGGCCGTCATCAAAACGTTTTCTTTAG AGGATACAATACATGCTTTGCCCACTCCAAGCATCACATCGGTTTTCTCTGGAACAAACTTTTTAGACGTGAACTGGAAACCGCCCCTCAAAGACTATCTGCACGTGATCGTGGGATTTATTTTAG GATTTGGGACGCGGAAACCAAATGAAAACCAGGCGTTTATTTCTGCGAGTCAGAGAAGTTTTAGAATAGAAAACCTAA AGCCAAATACAACGTATCTTATTTCCTTGGCCATGTTTAATGAACATGGGAAGAGTGCCAAGTCGATTGTTAATGCTACAACAAGTGCGCTAAGTGCGTAA